One Amaranthus tricolor cultivar Red isolate AtriRed21 chromosome 10, ASM2621246v1, whole genome shotgun sequence genomic window carries:
- the LOC130825644 gene encoding pentatricopeptide repeat-containing protein At5g66520-like, producing MVESNYKLLKTSVLYLLNQCKSMRKLKMIHAQILTSPQFSETDRYFLTTRLLFYCAISDSGSLPYATKLFIHLERSNLYVYNALIRAYATKSYSGQSMNSLTIYINMLRNGINPDKLTFPFILKYCSGRLDVLMGMAVYSHVVKFGLCYDVYIQNCMINLLCECGFLGCAHKVFDEMSKRDVVSWNSMIVGSLRNGEVDLALSMFRSMSNRSIYTWNSMITGLVQGGKPKVALELFLEMVMMNDGAVRPDKITFASVLSACASLGAIHYGNWVCEYIKRSGLEIDMVTATALIDMYGKCGCVDKAIETFRGMPKKDVMAWTAMISVYALHGYGKEALNLLHEMKAHKLKPNNVTFVGILSACAHAGLVEEGRQCFDMMTRIFSIEPCVYHYACMVDILSRAARFREAEKLIDDMAMEPDAYVWGALLGGCQTHKNVELGEKVALRLINLDPLNHAFYINLCDIYAKAGRFDDVKKVRKLMQEKGIMKDLPGSSMSEVDGVLHEISVRGSHELVMDDVLGLLNRLHNDMKICAGNDEAGSN from the exons ATGGTAGAATCCAATTATAAGTTATTGAAAACTTCAGTATTATATCTACTTAATCAATGTAAGAGCATGAGAAAGCTTAAAATGATTCATGCCCAAATACTAACATCACCTCAATTCTCTGAAACTGATCGTTATTTCCTTACTACCCGCCTACTATTTTATTGCGCCATTTCAGATTCAGGTTCCCTTCCTTATGCTACCAAACTTTTCATACATCTAGAAAGATCAAATCTTTATGTTTATAATGCTTTGATTAGAGCTTATGCTACCAAATCATATTCTGGGCAGTCCATGAATTCTTTAACAATCTACATTAATATGCTAAGAAATGGTATTAACCCTGATAAGCTTACTTTTCCATTTATCTTAAAATACTGTAGTGGAAGGCTTGATGTTCTTATGGGTATGGCTGTTTATTCTCATGTTGTGAAATTTGGGCTTTGTTATGATGTGTATATTCagaattgtatgattaattTGTTGTGTGAATGTGGGTTTTTGGGTTGTGCACATaaggtgtttgatgaaatgtctAAGAGGGATGTTGTTTCTTGGAATTCTATGATTGTTGGGAGTTTGAGAAATGGGGAGGTTGATTTAGCTTTGAGTATGTTTAGGAGTATGTCGAATCGGAGTATTTATACTTGGAACTCTATGATAACTGGTTTGGTTCAAGGTGGTAAGCCAAAGGTTGCTTTGGAGTTGTTTCTAGAAATGGTAATGATGAACGATGGTGCAGTTAGACCTGATAAAATTACATTTGCTAGTGTTCTTTCGGCTTGTGCGTCTCTTGGTGCAATTCATTATGGAAATTGGGTATGTGAGTATATCAAGAGGAGCGGGTTAGAAATCGATATGGTCACCGCAACCGCGTTGATTGACATGTATGGTAAATGTGGATGTGTTGACAAAGCAATTGAAACCTTTAGAGGAATGCCAAAGAAGGATGTTATGGCATGGACAGCTATGATCTCGGTCTACGCTCTTCATGGGTATGGAAAAGAAGCTTTAAATCTTCTGCATGAGATGAAGGCTCATAAATTGAAGCCCAACAATGTGACTTTTGTTGGAATTTTGTCGGCGTGCGCTCATGCTGGCTTAGTAGAGGAAGGCCGACAGTGTTTTGACATGATGACACGTATTTTCTCCATTGAGCCCTGTGTTTATCACTATGCTTGTATGGTTGACATACTTAGTCGGGCTGCACGTTTTCGTGAGGCTGAAAAGCTTATTGACGACATGGCAATGGAACCAGATGCCTATGTTTGGGGTGCATTGCTTGGTGGTTGCCAAACGCACAAGAATGTGGAGTTAGGGGAGAAGGTGGCTTTGAGATTGATTAATTTGGATCCTTTGAATCATGCTTTTTATATAAATCTTTGTGATATATATGCTAAAGCTGGTAGATTTGATGATGTGAAGAAAGTAAGAAAGTTGATGCAAGAAAAGGGAATAATGAAGGATCTGCCAGGCTCTAGTATGAGTGAAG TTGATGGTGTTCTTCATGAAATTTCAGTTAGAGGTTCACATGAACTTGTGATGGATGATGTACTTGGGTTATTGAATAGACTACATAATGACATGAAGATTTGTGCGGGAAATGATGAGGCTGGTAGCAATTGA